The following proteins are encoded in a genomic region of Pseudodesulfovibrio mercurii:
- a CDS encoding glycosyltransferase family 1 protein, with protein sequence MSQRILIGTAEIARSTYNLTLGFRELGYEVDSLVYHKSRLYADLDYTLSEVDFLEETTYPVNEAGEVEACPPPSFYEFVEPYDIIVCVSGTSLLPRMTDLPILKGLGKTVLARHCGTEVRDYELAKIFWTDYGRFYPYYQGDVDTPKIECATEADLLSLSRYHPALANKMHNVRTSERFADAVFSGPPSHTLGLRPYFQSGPLIDVSHIRCRIPGREVPVILHAPSSALYKQTDAIVAMLDELAGEGLRFELRILQEVPNHEVCRAITEADIVIDELSCGSGLFAFEGMAGGCAVLGGHDGVSSPLPRNRPVLNIDKDNFKNAVRKVVRDVRFRTDLAEMGRAYIDAGYSAPPAIAQYMLDAVDRDRQGRCDLYPTLFTDRGTIPEGEPMPGYLRKRNLEILLRHGAHPDTDLRRLLAAGLLPADAGERLGQVPRWDVSRLKEEGPWVLMPEDADFGSPRKVPVVD encoded by the coding sequence ATGAGCCAACGCATCCTCATCGGCACGGCGGAGATCGCCCGGTCCACCTACAACCTGACCCTGGGCTTCCGGGAGCTGGGCTACGAGGTGGACAGCCTGGTCTACCACAAGTCCCGCCTGTACGCGGACCTGGACTACACCCTGTCCGAGGTGGACTTCCTGGAGGAGACCACCTACCCGGTCAACGAGGCCGGCGAGGTGGAGGCCTGCCCGCCGCCCTCCTTTTACGAGTTCGTGGAACCCTACGACATCATCGTCTGCGTGTCCGGCACCTCCCTGCTCCCCCGAATGACCGACCTGCCCATCCTCAAGGGGCTGGGCAAGACCGTGCTCGCCCGGCACTGCGGCACCGAGGTGCGGGACTACGAGCTGGCCAAAATCTTCTGGACCGACTACGGGCGGTTCTATCCCTACTACCAGGGGGACGTGGACACCCCGAAGATCGAGTGCGCCACCGAGGCGGACCTGCTCTCCCTGAGCCGCTACCATCCGGCCCTGGCCAACAAGATGCACAACGTGCGCACCTCGGAGCGGTTCGCCGACGCGGTCTTCAGCGGCCCGCCCAGCCACACCCTGGGGCTGCGCCCCTATTTCCAGTCCGGCCCGCTCATCGACGTCTCGCACATCCGGTGCAGGATTCCCGGCCGCGAGGTCCCGGTCATCCTGCACGCCCCGTCCAGCGCCCTGTACAAGCAGACCGACGCCATCGTGGCCATGCTCGACGAGCTGGCCGGAGAGGGACTGCGCTTCGAACTGCGCATCCTCCAGGAGGTGCCCAACCATGAGGTCTGCCGGGCCATCACCGAGGCGGACATCGTCATCGACGAGCTGTCCTGCGGCTCGGGGCTGTTCGCCTTCGAGGGCATGGCCGGGGGGTGCGCCGTGCTCGGCGGCCACGACGGGGTGTCCTCGCCCCTGCCGCGCAACCGGCCGGTGCTGAACATCGACAAGGACAACTTCAAGAACGCGGTGCGCAAGGTGGTCCGGGACGTGCGCTTCCGCACGGACCTGGCCGAGATGGGCCGGGCCTACATCGACGCGGGCTACTCCGCGCCCCCGGCCATCGCCCAGTACATGCTCGACGCCGTGGACCGCGACCGGCAGGGGCGCTGCGACCTCTACCCCACCCTGTTCACGGACCGGGGGACCATCCCCGAGGGCGAGCCCATGCCCGGCTATCTGCGCAAGCGCAACCTGGAGATCCTGCTGCGCCACGGCGCGCACCCGGACACGGACCTGCGCCGCCTGCTGGCCGCCGGGCTTTTGCCCGCCGACGCCGGGGAGCGACTCGGCCAGGTGCCGCGCTGGGACGTGTCCCGTCTGAAGGAGGAGGGTCCGTGGGTGCTCATGCCCGAGGACGCCGACTTCGGTTCCCCGCGCAAGGTCCCGGTGGTGGACTGA
- a CDS encoding class I SAM-dependent methyltransferase: MMMDTDIDDATARGVARCLRAFADQLGPRDKALFERVYTPPLSRYGDRLQAIGFTGMDRVLDACCGFGQWTLRLAGLNRRVDGCDIAQVRADIVNALARDLGADNVEAVRSRLETLPYEDDTFDGVFCYVSLPCTPWKESLAEIYRVLKPGGRVYFTANGLGYFIQQWMEEPHKTVHRSPRFFTALTLQNTLEYEKSGKSPDMGQIVIERDEMRAHLEALGFTVAAMEDEGRIDLSGGAHPPVSFFPGQYHGLTCCYEVVAVK, encoded by the coding sequence ATGATGATGGACACGGATATCGACGACGCCACCGCGCGCGGCGTGGCCCGCTGCCTGCGTGCGTTCGCGGACCAGCTCGGCCCGCGCGACAAGGCCCTGTTCGAGCGGGTCTACACCCCGCCCCTGTCCCGCTACGGCGACCGGCTTCAGGCCATCGGCTTCACCGGCATGGACCGGGTCCTGGACGCCTGCTGCGGCTTCGGCCAGTGGACCCTGCGCCTGGCCGGGCTGAACCGCCGGGTGGACGGCTGCGACATCGCCCAGGTCCGCGCGGACATCGTCAACGCCCTGGCCCGGGACCTGGGCGCGGACAACGTCGAGGCCGTGCGGTCGCGGCTCGAAACCCTGCCCTATGAGGACGACACCTTTGACGGCGTGTTCTGCTACGTGTCCCTGCCGTGCACCCCGTGGAAGGAGAGCCTGGCCGAGATATACCGGGTGCTCAAGCCCGGCGGGCGCGTCTACTTCACGGCCAACGGCCTGGGCTACTTCATCCAGCAGTGGATGGAGGAGCCGCACAAGACCGTGCACCGCTCGCCCCGCTTCTTCACCGCCCTGACCCTGCAGAACACCCTGGAATACGAAAAGAGCGGCAAGAGTCCGGACATGGGCCAGATCGTCATCGAGCGCGACGAGATGCGCGCCCACCTCGAGGCCCTGGGCTTCACGGTCGCGGCCATGGAGGACGAGGGGCGCATCGACCTGTCCGGGGGCGCGCACCCGCCGGTCAGCTTCTTTCCCGGCCAGTACCACGGCCTGACCTGCTGCTACGAGGTCGTGGCCGTCAAATAG
- a CDS encoding DegT/DnrJ/EryC1/StrS family aminotransferase, with translation MRLIRPYIAFADVEADIRAVFDSGMFTRGANVAAFAGDLARYTGAGHAFPTTSATTALSLTLAVLKIGPGDEVAVSDYSFPATANVVETAGARPVFCDVDPDTWNMDPDCLVKRLGPKTRAVIFVDGLGNPTGLHRVRDLCRERGLPLIEDAACALGSAEQGERCGRVADLTCFSFHPRKLLTTGEGGAVTTDDPALAERLGLLLNHGGETVDGRPDFTAPGFNYRMSEIQALMGRAQLPRLDAIIGRRRALLDRCAEAFAPLGLRAQAVGPDVVHNVQSMAFAVPQGMDRDGLIRHLAGRGVESTIGTYCLSGTKFYREKYRDVQPNAERLQATTITLPCHDEVDADRLIAAVTSFAGRGRGTKEERS, from the coding sequence ATGCGGCTCATCCGCCCGTATATCGCCTTTGCCGACGTGGAGGCGGACATCCGCGCCGTGTTCGACTCCGGCATGTTCACCCGGGGCGCCAACGTGGCAGCTTTTGCCGGGGACCTGGCCCGCTACACCGGGGCCGGTCACGCCTTTCCCACCACATCGGCAACAACCGCCCTTTCCTTGACCCTGGCCGTGCTGAAAATCGGGCCGGGGGACGAGGTGGCGGTTTCGGACTATTCCTTCCCGGCCACGGCCAACGTGGTCGAGACCGCCGGGGCGCGGCCCGTGTTCTGCGACGTGGACCCGGACACCTGGAACATGGACCCGGATTGCCTGGTGAAGCGGCTGGGGCCGAAGACGCGGGCCGTCATCTTCGTGGACGGGCTGGGCAACCCCACCGGCCTGCACCGGGTGCGGGACCTCTGCCGGGAGCGCGGCCTGCCGCTCATCGAGGACGCGGCCTGCGCCCTGGGCAGCGCCGAACAGGGCGAGCGGTGCGGCCGGGTGGCCGACCTGACCTGCTTCAGCTTCCACCCGCGCAAGCTCCTGACCACGGGCGAGGGCGGGGCCGTGACCACGGACGATCCGGCCCTGGCCGAGCGGCTGGGGCTGCTCCTGAACCACGGCGGCGAGACCGTGGACGGCCGCCCGGACTTCACCGCGCCCGGCTTCAACTACCGCATGAGCGAGATCCAGGCCCTCATGGGCCGGGCCCAGCTGCCCCGGCTCGACGCCATCATAGGGCGGCGGCGGGCTCTGCTCGACCGCTGCGCCGAGGCCTTCGCGCCCCTGGGCCTGCGCGCCCAGGCCGTGGGGCCGGACGTGGTCCACAACGTCCAGTCCATGGCCTTCGCCGTGCCGCAGGGCATGGACCGGGACGGGCTCATCCGCCACCTGGCCGGGCGCGGCGTGGAGAGCACCATCGGCACCTACTGCCTGAGCGGGACCAAATTCTACCGGGAAAAATACCGGGACGTGCAGCCCAATGCCGAGAGGCTCCAGGCAACGACCATCACCCTGCCCTGCCACGACGAGGTGGACGCGGACCGGCTCATCGCCGCCGTGACCTCGTTCGCGGGCCGAGGCCGGGGAACCAAGGAAGAAAGATCATGA
- a CDS encoding NAD-dependent epimerase/dehydratase family protein — protein sequence MLQGQHICITGGAGFIGSRLAGRLLADNKVTIYDNLSRNSLKSCAFADHPNLNLVQGDILDVKELTKAIAPADYVIHCAGIAGIFTVVRNTVRTLEVNMVGSLNTLRAAAESGRCKRIVCFSTSEVMGSLAFVSRETDRTVIGAAGQARWTYAVSKLAEEHLASAFHREQGLPATVVRPFNIYGPGQVGEGAMKIFINKALKNEPITIFGDGTQIRAWCFVDDMLDGTLLCLEKKEAVGEAFNIGNIRSVQTIYGLANTVTRVLGSKSEVVYGEARSADIELRVPCVDKARELLGFEAKVDLEEGIRRTADFYRANPDC from the coding sequence ATGCTCCAGGGTCAACACATCTGCATCACCGGCGGCGCGGGCTTCATCGGCTCCCGCCTGGCCGGTCGGCTGCTGGCGGACAACAAGGTCACCATTTACGACAATCTGTCGCGCAATTCGCTGAAGTCCTGCGCCTTTGCGGACCACCCCAACCTGAACCTGGTGCAGGGGGACATACTGGACGTCAAAGAATTGACCAAGGCCATCGCGCCCGCGGACTACGTCATCCACTGCGCGGGCATCGCGGGCATCTTCACCGTGGTCCGCAACACGGTCAGGACGCTTGAGGTGAACATGGTCGGTTCGCTCAACACCCTGCGCGCCGCGGCCGAGAGCGGCCGGTGCAAGCGCATCGTCTGCTTCTCCACCAGCGAGGTCATGGGCTCCCTGGCCTTCGTCTCCCGCGAGACCGACCGCACGGTCATCGGCGCGGCGGGCCAGGCGCGCTGGACCTACGCGGTCAGCAAGCTGGCCGAGGAGCACCTGGCCTCGGCCTTCCACCGCGAGCAGGGGCTGCCCGCCACCGTGGTCCGGCCGTTCAACATCTACGGCCCCGGCCAGGTGGGCGAGGGGGCCATGAAGATCTTCATCAACAAGGCGCTCAAAAACGAGCCCATCACCATCTTCGGCGACGGTACCCAGATCCGGGCCTGGTGCTTCGTGGACGACATGCTCGACGGCACCCTGCTCTGCCTGGAGAAGAAGGAGGCCGTGGGCGAGGCGTTCAACATCGGCAACATCCGCAGCGTGCAGACCATCTACGGTCTGGCCAACACCGTGACCCGCGTCCTGGGCTCCAAGTCCGAGGTGGTCTACGGCGAGGCGCGCAGCGCGGACATCGAGCTGCGCGTGCCCTGCGTGGACAAGGCCCGCGAGCTGCTCGGCTTCGAGGCCAAGGTGGACCTGGAGGAGGGCATCCGGCGGACCGCCGACTTCTACCGGGCCAACCCGGACTGCTAG